The DNA sequence GTATCAGTTATATTCCATCCTGCATAGTTTAAATAGGTATATTTTATTCTATCTGCCAAACCTTCCTTTTGCCCTTCTAATACTTTTTCTGGTTCTAATCCCATAGCATCTAAACGTCTTATTACCTCACCTCTTGATAATGGTTCCTCTGCTTCAGTCCAACTAATTATCTCCTCTATCTTTTCATCTATCTCTTCATCGGTAAACTTTTCTCCTTCTTTTATATAGGACCTTATATTTCTATTCAAATATCTTTTTAATAGGGCTTTAGTTACCATTATCTTGCTCTGTGGATTAGGAACACCCCCTGAGGCTTCACTAGGAATATTTATCTCAATGCCAGTTTTATCATTTAACCCTAATTCCTTCGAAATATTAGCAATATCTTCTATATCCACCCTTACTCCTAGGTTCTCTCCCGTTTTTTGATTTCTACCTAAGGCTAGAGAGTAAAAGTAATAGTTACAAGAATCCTTTATAGCCTCATATACGTTTACATGGCCGTGGGTTCCCCTACTAGAATTCCATATCCAACATCCAAAGGATTCAGGTCCTATATCTACCTTCCCCATGTCTCTAATGGTTTTAGTAGGGCTAAATCCTTTTTCTAAACCTGCTAAAGCAGTTACCATTTTAAAAACAGATCCCGGTTGAACGGCAGTCTGTATAGCAATGTTGTATAAAGGTCTTGGAGCCAATGGGTCATCTTCATTTTCAGGAAATAAACTAGCCCAATCTGTACTAGATATCCCTGTAGAAAATAGGTTTGGATCATAGGCTGGATAATTCGCTAAAGCAAGAAGTTCACCTGTTTTAACATTGGTTACTACCACAGCTCCAGAAGTAGCATTAATATAAGGCCTCCTCTTGCTCCTATTAATGCCATACTTATAATCTCCCCACTTGCTCTTGAAAGTTCCCCCTATTTGAATTTGATCTAAAGCGTGTTTCAAAGCGCTTTCTGCAATCTTTTGTAATTTTAAATCTATAGTCAAATATATGTTATTTCCAGGTACTGCCTTCTCTTCGTCCAATATATTAGTCCTATTTCCTAAAACGTCTACTTCTACCCTTCTAACCCCATTTTTGCCTCTTAATTCCGATTCAAAGCTCTCCTCTACACCGGTTTTCCCTATTATATCATTGGGAGAATAGCCTATTTCCTTTACGTATTTTTCAATTTCATTAGCCTGAGATATTTTCCCTAAATATCCTAATATATGGGCAGCAGTCTCACCCTCTGGATAATACCTTACAGGTTCTATGGATACCTGTATACCAGGCATATCCGTTAATCCTTCCTCAATTCTAGCTACTGTAGAATCCTTGATTCCATAAGCTATATTTATGGGTTGATAAGCCCTATGCCCTTGTTTATCCAATTGATCGTATAAAGTCATTATAGCTCTTGACTCGTATCTGCTTAAGTTCTTATCTATGTTATAATATTGGATTAAATGATTAAACGCTTCTTCAGCATTTTTATCTGATGGAATTTTAAATTTCTCGTACCAGTCATTTTTGTTAACTAAAGATACGTATTCCCATTTTGCAACTGAAATCCTAGGATTATATCCCTTTTGCAATACTATTTCCTGTGCAATTCCTTTTACATCATCATGGGTTATAAAATCCTCCAATAAGCTATTATCCCTTATAAATTCTATCAAAATATCTATAGGTACTTTATCAGTAGATGTATTTTGCCCCTTGTAAGTATAAAGAACTGCGCCTACCTCTTCATTTATTTCAAGTTTCAC is a window from the Tepidimicrobium xylanilyticum genome containing:
- a CDS encoding penicillin-binding transpeptidase domain-containing protein produces the protein MKLLEKLKNRFNLLLIGVTIIILALSFRLATLTIVEGDYYRDISDNKRLKEVYITAPRGEIRDRYGRLLAGNKPSFTVQLLKDELNIKDREKKNHILLTLARLLEEDGVIYADEFPIEMNIFTYDEEEAYQLENMTPIEKVIDIIISNNLLPEILNTYYTHPEYAEHFQFITVNKAINALENKGISIPINVKLTQEGVALSFNEEKDIEQWKRSHDMSQDISPRDAILKLVNNDKNIIRKILDHPISRQMIYDMLKEKGLAENIRLKEYSLTHDEEYLQQKRSLMKIFDEIDFNTTAKEDFVNIVAKTSLVDLLEKVVKNEDDKGNVERLVPGEILMDIIEKKGLEAPVKLEINEEVGAVLYTYKGQNTSTDKVPIDILIEFIRDNSLLEDFITHDDVKGIAQEIVLQKGYNPRISVAKWEYVSLVNKNDWYEKFKIPSDKNAEEAFNHLIQYYNIDKNLSRYESRAIMTLYDQLDKQGHRAYQPINIAYGIKDSTVARIEEGLTDMPGIQVSIEPVRYYPEGETAAHILGYLGKISQANEIEKYVKEIGYSPNDIIGKTGVEESFESELRGKNGVRRVEVDVLGNRTNILDEEKAVPGNNIYLTIDLKLQKIAESALKHALDQIQIGGTFKSKWGDYKYGINRSKRRPYINATSGAVVVTNVKTGELLALANYPAYDPNLFSTGISSTDWASLFPENEDDPLAPRPLYNIAIQTAVQPGSVFKMVTALAGLEKGFSPTKTIRDMGKVDIGPESFGCWIWNSSRGTHGHVNVYEAIKDSCNYYFYSLALGRNQKTGENLGVRVDIEDIANISKELGLNDKTGIEINIPSEASGGVPNPQSKIMVTKALLKRYLNRNIRSYIKEGEKFTDEEIDEKIEEIISWTEAEEPLSRGEVIRRLDAMGLEPEKVLEGQKEGLADRIKYTYLNYAGWNITDTLNVTIGQGQNAYTPLQIANYIATIVNGGYRNKVTLIDSIKNYDNTKTLYEGKANPDRIKLNNYENLEHVKYGMKLVATEGTARSLFKNFPISVGAKTGTAQRSGVNPSTGETYDDYAWFVAFAPYEEPEIAISIVLIQGGSGGYAGPIAREIIAEYFGLNATDKEEAMPFEIELTR